A single Ascochyta rabiei chromosome 4, complete sequence DNA region contains:
- a CDS encoding Myosin type-2 heavy chain 1: MAHIYDIGTRAWQPDTTEGWVASEVADKQIDGDKVKLLFQLENGETKTVETTLLAIQTGNDPNLPPLMNPAMLEASDDLTNLSHLNEPAVLQAIKLRYLQNEIYTYSGIVLIATNPFARVDSLYVPGMVQVYAGKQRSYGAPHLFAIAEEAFADMLRDQKNQTIVVSGESGAGKTVSAKYIMRYFATRESPDNPGKRRGKIDSMSETEEQILATNPIMEAFGNAKTTRNDNSSRFGKYIEIMFNKQTDIIGAKIRTYLLERSRLVFQPLKERNYHIFYQLVAGATDAEREELSLKPVEDFSYLNQGSAPIIDGMDDKAEFEATKSSLTKIGVPQATQAQIFRLLAALLHMGDVKITATRTDSNLAPDEPALVKACGLLGIDANNFAKWTVKKQLITRGEKIVSNLTQQQAVVVRDSVAKFIYSSLFDWLVERTNESLATEEVITHAHSFIGVLDIYGFEHFAKNSFEQFCINYANEKLQQEFNAHVFKLEQEEYMREQIDWTFIDFADNQPCIDLIEGKLGILSLLDEESRLPMGSDEQFVTKLHHNYSGDKHKFYKKPRFGKSAFTVCHYAVDVTYESDGFIEKNRDTVPDEHMEVLKASSNKFLAEVLDVASQIREKETAASTSAKAGTTMSAGRRMATNRKPTLGGIFKSSLIELMSTINSTDVHYIRCIKPNEAKAAWQFDGPMVLSQLRACGVLETVRISCAGYPTRWTYEEFALRYYMLVQSSGWTPEIRDMAKAILHKALGNSKNDGTDKYQMGLTKIFFRAGMLAFLENLRTARLNDAAIMIQKNLRAKYYRRIYLEMRQAIVAVQSLARGYMTRGRAEEARQVKAATTIQRVWRGSKDRKRFHLVRRSVILFQAAAKGFLCRKNILDTRLGNAARIIQRTWRSQRSLKAWRQYRKKIVTIQKLWRGKTARKEYKVLRAESRDLKNISYKLENKVVELTQTLGSMKEQNKSLKQQVDNYENQIKSYKERSRALENRQKELQVEANQAGITAAKLSQMEDEFKKLQTNYDESTAKMRHLQEEEKQLRASLKQTTDELDNSRRRSNVTETEKTSLRQQLADLQEQVELMKRSGPIHSTLENGSTPIAASSLINLVSSKKPKRRSAGPDTRDLDRFSATYNPRPVSMAVGSTVHRQNLSGSTFAQLDNVELELENILADEDMLNDEVTLGLIKNLKIPSPTTTPPPTDKEVLFPAYLINLVTSEMWNNGFVKESERFLANVMQSIQQEVMQHDSDDAINPGAFWLSNVHEMLSFVFLAEDWYEQQKTDNYEYDRLLEIVKHDLESLEFNIYHTWMKVLKKKLHKMIIPAIIESQSLPGFVTNESNRFLGKLLQGSNTPAYSMDNLLSLLNSVYKAMKAFYLEDTIITQCVTELLRLVGVTAFNDLLMRRNFLSWKRGLQINYNITRIEEWCKSHDMPEGTLQLEHLMQATKLLQLKKATLNDIEIIQDICWMLSPNQIQKLLNQYLIADYEQPINGEIMKAVASRVTEKSDVLLLTAVDMEDSGPYEIAEPRVITALETYTPSWLQTPRLKRLAEIVSQQAIAQQEKMEFDGPSPNENGNGANGFHNGHESIMEEVGA, translated from the exons ATGGCACACATCTACGACATTGGGACGCGGGCATGGCAGCCCGACACCACCGAGGGCTGGGTCGCCTCGGAGGTTGCAGACAAGCAGATTGACGGCGACAAGGTCAAGCTGCTCTTCCAGCTCGAGAACGGCGAG ACCAAAACCGTCGAGACCACGCTGCTCGCCATCCAGACCGGCAACGACCCCAATCTGCCGCCGTTGATGAACCCGGCCATGCTCGAGGCCAGCGACGACCTGACCAACCTGTCACATCTCAACGAGCCGGCCG TGCTCCAGGCCATCAAACTGCGCTATCTGCAGAATGAAATCTACACCTACTCCGGTATCGTCCTGATCGCGACAAACCCCTTCGCACGCGTCGACTCGCTCTATGTCCCCGGCATGGTGCAGGTCTACGCCGGCAAGCAGCGTTCCTATGGCGCTCCTCACTTGTTCGCCATCGCCGAAGAAGCCTTTGC CGACATGTTGCGAGACCAGAAGAACCAGACCATTGTGGTTTCTGGAGAATCGGGTGCGGGTAAGACCGTCAGCGCCAAATACATCATGCGATATTTTGCGACACGCGAATCGCCCGACAACCCCGGCAAGCGGAGGGGCAAGATCGACTCCATGAGCGAGACGGAAGAGCAGATTCTGGCAACCAACCCCATCATGGAAGCTTTCGGTAACGCCAAAACCACGCGAAACGACAACTCGTCCCGTTTCGGTAAATACATCGAGATCATGTTCAACAAGCAGACGGATATCATCGGCGCGAAGATCAGGACATACTTGCTCGAACGGTCGAGGTTGGTGTTCCAGCCGCTCAAGGAGCGGAATTACCACATCTTCTACCAGCTCGTTGCAGGTGCTACCGACGCCGAGCGAGAGGAGCTGTCGCTGAAGCCCGTCGAGGACTTTAGCTATCTCAACCAGGGCAGCGCACCCATCATCGACGGCATGGACGACAAGGCCGAGTTCGAGGCGACTAAGAGCTCTCTGACAAAGATTGGTGTTCCGCAGGCGACCCAGGCCCAAATCTTCCGCCTTCTTGCGGCTCTGCTGCACATGGGAGATGTCAAAATCACAGCGACACGCACAGATTCCAATCTGGCCCCTGACGAGCCTGCGTTGGTCAAGGCTTGTGGCCTCCTTGGGATAGATGCAAACAATTTTGCCAAATGGACCGTCAAGAAGCAGTTGATCACAAGAGGAGAGAAAATTGTCTCGAATCTGACACAACAACAAGCCGTGGTCGTACGAGATTCCGTCGCCAAGTTCATCTACTCGAGTCTCTTCGACTGGCTGGTCGAGCGTACAAACGAAAGCTTGGCTACAGAGGAGGTTATCACGCACGCCCATTCCTTCATTGGTGTGCTGGATATCTATGGTTTCGAGCATTTCGCAAAGAACTCGTTCGAACAGTTCTGTATCAATTACGCCAACGAGAAGCTGCAGCAAGAGTTCAACGCTCACGTCTTCAAGTTGGAGCAGGAGGAATACATGAGGGAACAGATCGACTGGACTTTCATTGATTTTGCTGACAACCAGCCTTGTATCGATTTGATTGAAGGCAAGCTCGGTATTCTGTCTTTGCTGGACGAGGAATCGCGTCTTCCCATGGGCTCAGACGAGCAGTTCGTCACTAAGCTGCACCACAACTACTCCGGAGACAAGCACAAGTTCTATAAGAAGCCGCGATTCGGCAAGTCCGCTTTTACTGTCTGCCATTACGCTGTAGACGTGACATACGAGTCCGATGGCTTCATCGAGAAGAACAGGGACACCGTGCCGGACGAGCACATGGAAGTGCTCAAGGCCTCGTCTAACAAGTTCCTGGCCGAGGTTTTGGATGTTGCATCGCAGATTCGCGAGAAGGAGACCGCCGCCAGCACCTCAGCAAAGGCTGGTACCACAATGTCAGCAGGCCGCAGGATGGCAACGAACAGGAAACCCACCCTCGGAGGCATCTTCAAGTCTTCTCTTATCGAGCTCATGTCCACCATCAACTCGACGGATGTCCACTACATTCGATGCATCAAGCCCAACGAAGCCAAGGCAGCCTGGCAATTCGACGGTCCTATGGTTTTGAGTCAATTGCGCGCTTGTGGTGTTCTTGAGACAGTCAGGATCAGTTGTGCCGGATACCCAACAAGATGGACCTACGAGGAATTTGCTCTCCGCTACTACATGCTGGTACAGTCTTCGGGATGGACACCTGAGATCCGGGACATGGCCAAGGCTATCCTGCACAAGGCGCTCGGCAACAGCAAGAACGACGGAACCGACAAGTATCAGATGGGTCTTACCAAGATCTTCTTCCGTGCCGGTATGCTTGCGTTCCTTGAGAACCTGCGAACAGCCAGGCTCAACGACGCTGCCATTATGATCCAGAAGAACCTGAGGGCTAAATACTACCGCCGCATCTACTTGGAGATGCGTCAAGCCATCGTCGCCGTGCAGTCTCTGGCAAGAGGCTACATGACTAGGGGACGTGCAGAGGAGGCTCGCCAAGTCAAAGCTGCCACCACAATCCAGAGGGTTTGGCGTGGGTCCAAGGACAGGAAGCGATTCCACCTGGTGCGACGATCTGTTATTCTGTTCCAGGCTGCTGCAAAGGGGTTCCTTTGCCGGAAAAACATCCTCGACACAAGGCTCGGCAACGCTGCGCGCATCATCCAGCGCACCTGGAGGTCACAAAGATCGCTCAAGGCCTGGAGGCAGTACCGCAAGAAAATCGTCACGATCCAGAAGTTGTGGCGTGGAAAGACTGCACGAAAGGAGTACAAGGTTCTTCGTGCCGAGTCTCGCGACCTGAAGAATATTTCCTACAAGCTGGAAAACAAGGTCGTCGAGCTCACACAGACGCTTGGCTCCATGAAGGAGCAGAACAAGTCTCTGAAGCAGCAGGTCGACAACTACGAGAACCAGATCAAGTCATACAAGGAGAGGAGCCGAGCGCTGGAGAACAGGCAGAAGGAGCTGCAAGTCGAGGCCAACCAGGCCGGTATCACTGCAGCCAAGCTGAGTCAGATGGAAGACGAGTTCAAGAAGCTGCAGACAAACTACGACGAGAGCACTGCCAAGATGCGACACCtgcaggaggaggagaagcaGCTGCGCGCTTCCCTCAAGCAGACCACCGACGAGCTCGACAACTCCAGGAGGAGGAGCAACGTCACCGAGACCGAGAAGACGTCTCTCCGACAGCAACTTGCCGATCTTCAGGAGCAGGTCGAGCTTATGAAGCGCTCTGGTCCCATCCACAGCACGCTGGAGAATGGCAGCACGCCCATTGCGGCCAGCAGCCTGATTAACCTTGTTTCTTCGAAGAAGCCCAAGAGGCGAAGTGCTGGACCCGATACCCGCGACCTCGACCGCTTCAGCGCTACATACAACCCCCGCCCTGTCTCGATGGCCGTTGGCTCGACTGTGCACAGGCAGAACCTGTCCGGCTCGACATTTGCCCAACTCGATAACGTCGAGCTTGAGCTCGAGAACATCCTTGCTGATGAGGACATGCTCAACGACGAGGTCACTCTTGGTTTGATCAAGAACCTGAAGATCCCATCTCCCACCACCACACCTCCTCCCACAGACAAGGAGGTCCTCTTCCCCGCCTATCTCATCAACCTCGTCACCTCGGAAATGTGGAACAACGGCTTTGTCAAGGAGTCCGAACGCTTCCTCGCAAACGTCATGCAGTCCATCCAGCAGGAAGTCATGCAGCACGACAGCGATGATGCCATCAACCCTGGCGCTTTCTGGTTGTCCAACGTCCACGAGATGTTGTCCTTCGTCTTCCTGGCTGAGGACTGGTACGAGCAGCAGAAGACCGACAACTATGAGTACGACCGCCTGCTTGAGATTGTCAAGCACGACCTGGAAAGTCTTGAGTTCAACATCTACCACACCTGGATGAAGGTACTCAAGAAGAAGCTGCACAAAATGATCATCCCTGCTATCATCGAGTCGCAGTCACTGCCCGGTTTCGTCACCAACGAGAGCAACCGTTTCCTCGGCAAGCTTCTCCAGGGCAGCAACACCCCGGCGTACAGCATGGACAACCTGCTCAGCCTGCTGAACAGCGTCTACAAGGCTATGAAGGCCTTCTACCTTGAAGACACCATCATCACACAGTGCGTGACCGAGCTTCTCCGTCTTGTCGGTGTCACCGCTTTCAACGACCTGCTCATGCGCCGCAACTTCCTGTCGTGGAAGCGCGGTCTGCAAATCAACTACAACATCACCCGCATCGAAGAGTGGTGCAAGTCGCATGACATGCCCGAGGGCACTCTTCAGTTGGAGCACCTCATGCAGGCGACCAAGCTGCTGCAGCTGAAAAAGGCTACCCTGAACGATATTGAGATCATTCAGGACATTTGTTGGATGCTCAGCCCCAACCAGATCCAGAAGCTGCTCAACCAGTACCTCATTGCCGACTACGAGCAGCCGATCAACGGCGAGATCATGAAAGCGGTTGCCAGCAGGGTAACGGAGAAGAGCGACGTGCTGCTCCTCACAGCGGTGGACATGGAGGACTCCGGCCCGTACGAGATTGCGGAACCCAGGGTCATCACCGCGTTGGAGACATACACTCCTTCTT GGCTGCAAACCCCGCGCCTCAAGCGCCTCGCGGAAATCGTGTCGCAGCAGGCGATTGCGCAGCAGGAGAAGATGGAGTTTGACGGGCCGAGCCCCAACGAGAATGGCAACGGAGCAAATGGCTTCCACAATGGGCATGAGTCCATCATGGAGGAGGTTGGCGCGTAG